The genomic stretch TGCCGCAAATGGCCCTGTCCTGGCAGGAAGAAGAAGTTCACCTGTCCGACTACCTGCATATTCTGCTGCGTCGTAAAGTCGTTTTTCTCGCCGCTTTTTTCGCTGTCTTCACCCTTGTGGCCCTCTATACCTTCATCGCCACCCCGATCTATGAGGCCTCCGGTACCCTGCACGTGCGCGACGAAAAGGGCAAGGTCGACCTGCTGGGTGATCTGGGTCTCAGCCAGGGCAGCCCCATCGAGTCAGAAATCGAGATACTCAAGTCCCGCACCAACGTCGAAGAGGTCGTACGCCGTCTGCACCTCGACTGGCAGGTGGATAAAAAATCCAAGGGGGTCGATTTTCGCCTGCTGCAATTTCACAGCGAGGCCGAAGAACCGGTGTACCGCATCGAACTGGCCGGAGACGGCAGCTTTGTCGTTAAAGACGCCGATGGTAAGGTGGCCGGGCAGGGGCGTGCCGGTGAGAGGCTGCGGGGGGACGGTTTCGAGTTGCTGCTCACCGATCTGGTCGGGGAAAAGGGCGACAGCTTTCGCCTGACCCAGCGTGCTTTCAACCCAACGGTGCAGGGCGTGCGGGGAACAATCCGTGCCAGTGAACTTGGCCGAAAAACCAACATTATCCGCCTCGCCTACACCCATTCCGACCCCACCATGGCGCGGGATGTTGTCAATACCCTGACCCAGGTCTTTCTCGAGCGCTCTGTCACCCTTAAAACCCAGGAAGCCAGCAAGTCGCTGGAATTCATCGCCGGGCAGCTGCAGAGCGTGCGCCAGGACCTCGATGCGGCGGAGAAACAGCTGGAGCAATTCAAAAGCACCTCTGGCCTCGTCCAGCTCGATGTCGAGGCCCAAAGTCTGATCGAGCGCCTCGCCAAGGCCGAAGGACAGATGGCGGCCATCAGCGTGCGTAAAAAGCAGGTCGAGTTCGCCATTGAATCCCTCGCCGATGCTCTCGCCAAAGGGGAGAATTACGCGCCGGCCGTCATGGCCGATGATCCCGTCATCGCCGGCATGGCTCAGATATTGGCCGAATATGAAGTGCAGAAACAGGCCCTGTCCATCGAGTACACCGAAGCCCACCCTGCTATGCAGGCCGTACTCGGGCAGATTGCCGAAGTGCAGCGCAAGTTGTTGGCCACCTATCGCAGCAACCTGCAGGATCTCTCCCAGCAGTACGAAGCCCTGCGCGCCGAACTCAGCCGCTACGATGCGCAACTGAAGCTATTGCCCGAAGCCGAGCGCCAGTTGGCTCATCTGGCCCGTCAGGCCAAAGTCAACGCCGACATCTATACCTTTTTGCTGCAGAAGCACGAAGAAGCGCGCATCCTGCGAGCCTCCACCATGAGCAACATCGATGTCATCGATCCGGCCATCGCCCCCGACCGCCCCGTGAAGCCGCACAAGAAAAAGAACCTGCTGCTCGGCCTTATCGTCGGCCTCATGGTCGGCGTCGGTCTCGCC from Desulfuromonas sp. KJ2020 encodes the following:
- a CDS encoding polysaccharide biosynthesis tyrosine autokinase; amino-acid sequence: MPSTDKPTLPQMALSWQEEEVHLSDYLHILLRRKVVFLAAFFAVFTLVALYTFIATPIYEASGTLHVRDEKGKVDLLGDLGLSQGSPIESEIEILKSRTNVEEVVRRLHLDWQVDKKSKGVDFRLLQFHSEAEEPVYRIELAGDGSFVVKDADGKVAGQGRAGERLRGDGFELLLTDLVGEKGDSFRLTQRAFNPTVQGVRGTIRASELGRKTNIIRLAYTHSDPTMARDVVNTLTQVFLERSVTLKTQEASKSLEFIAGQLQSVRQDLDAAEKQLEQFKSTSGLVQLDVEAQSLIERLAKAEGQMAAISVRKKQVEFAIESLADALAKGENYAPAVMADDPVIAGMAQILAEYEVQKQALSIEYTEAHPAMQAVLGQIAEVQRKLLATYRSNLQDLSQQYEALRAELSRYDAQLKLLPEAERQLAHLARQAKVNADIYTFLLQKHEEARILRASTMSNIDVIDPAIAPDRPVKPHKKKNLLLGLIVGLMVGVGLAFFLEYMDDTLKDSEQIKRLLGLPILVTIPFLGRRDKESQSRSHTLVSQLDPKAPAAEAFRSLRTGIHFSAIHKTKQVLMVSSSFPGEGKTTISANLAVTLAQTGGRVLIIGCDLRKPALHEFFEGHRTPGLTEVLVGDESFESAVNLAGAPGVDFLSSGSTPPNPAELLASAAMTQLLTDLRQRYDHIILDAPPMLAVTDATVLSPLADLLLVTFEVGRSNQKTALMLRDQLNQVQAPIAGLVLNDKTSKGASYYGGYYGGYYGSYYGDSDNEQQKSWWQRLLKK